The Litchfieldia alkalitelluris genome has a window encoding:
- a CDS encoding Rieske 2Fe-2S domain-containing protein — protein MSEKNKLSRNQKDTSDDMVNLVDNIDRQNDLKFNRRSFLKTAVAASVTLGVATLPFSIKAMLNDGDEEPVKVKIGKLSEVGKGESINFNYPTDQEPAILVHTKEGNLKAYNNKCTHLQCPVFYEKEQDVLLCPCHRGFFDVNNGHPVAGPPQRELPLIELELLDDVIYAVGRKIRHG, from the coding sequence ATGAGTGAGAAAAATAAACTAAGCCGTAATCAGAAAGATACTAGTGATGATATGGTTAATTTAGTTGATAATATTGATCGACAGAACGATTTGAAATTTAATCGCCGTTCATTTTTAAAAACTGCTGTAGCAGCGTCTGTAACTCTCGGTGTCGCAACATTACCATTTTCTATCAAAGCGATGTTAAATGATGGAGATGAGGAACCCGTAAAAGTGAAGATCGGCAAACTCTCTGAAGTAGGTAAGGGAGAATCTATTAATTTTAACTATCCTACTGATCAAGAACCAGCTATCCTTGTTCACACAAAAGAGGGAAACTTAAAGGCGTATAATAATAAGTGTACCCACCTTCAGTGTCCAGTTTTTTATGAAAAGGAACAAGATGTTCTACTCTGTCCATGTCACCGAGGGTTCTTTGATGTAAATAATGGACACCCTGTGGCAGGACCACCACAGAGAGAACTACCATTAATTGAGCTCGAGCTCTTAGATGATGTCATCTATGCGGTTGGAAGGAAAATTCGCCATGGCTAA
- the mutM gene encoding DNA-formamidopyrimidine glycosylase, whose amino-acid sequence MPELPEMETYRNLLSERIINQEITSVVINREKSINVSVDLFATTLLANKVISIERRGKYLLFNLENEKCLLLHLMLGGLMYFGTSEDQPDRSKQIIISFSKSNLYFIGLRLGFLHLFSKDDAEQELSKLGPNPLSPDFTFESFEKLIHKRKGILKTTLPNQSFLAGIGNCYSDEICFEAKLLPTRKLNELNNQERENLFSAIKSVLVFAIKSGGYIEMPLYKDDTLTGGYNNRCKVYDRDNENCLRCGSKLEKKVISSRKTYFCPSCQK is encoded by the coding sequence GTGCCAGAGTTACCCGAGATGGAAACTTATCGAAACCTACTTAGTGAAAGAATTATTAATCAAGAAATAACATCTGTTGTTATAAATAGAGAGAAATCAATTAACGTGTCAGTAGATTTATTTGCAACAACCCTACTTGCAAACAAAGTTATCAGCATTGAACGGAGAGGAAAATACCTATTATTCAATTTGGAAAATGAGAAATGTTTATTACTTCATCTCATGTTAGGCGGTTTAATGTATTTTGGGACTAGTGAAGACCAACCAGACAGATCAAAGCAAATCATTATCTCTTTTTCAAAAAGTAATCTTTATTTTATCGGACTTCGTCTAGGTTTTTTACACCTATTTTCAAAAGATGATGCTGAACAAGAACTAAGTAAGCTAGGACCTAATCCTTTATCACCTGATTTCACCTTTGAATCTTTTGAGAAATTAATTCATAAACGAAAGGGAATTCTAAAAACAACTCTGCCCAATCAATCATTTTTAGCCGGTATTGGGAATTGTTATTCTGATGAAATTTGTTTTGAAGCCAAGCTATTGCCAACAAGAAAACTAAATGAACTAAATAATCAGGAAAGGGAAAATTTATTTTCAGCAATCAAATCAGTGTTAGTCTTTGCCATTAAATCAGGCGGCTATATTGAGATGCCGCTTTATAAGGATGATACACTAACGGGCGGTTATAATAATCGTTGTAAGGTTTATGATCGAGATAATGAGAATTGTCTTCGTTGTGGATCAAAACTAGAGAAAAAAGTAATATCATCAAGAAAGACATATTTTTGTCCAAGTTGTCAAAAATAA
- a CDS encoding phosphocarrier protein HPr translates to MAERTFKITSDSGLHARPATMLVNKAGQFQSDISLSFNGRSVNLKSIMGVMSLGVPKGSEILVTAEGNDAEEALTAIEGVLKSEGLGE, encoded by the coding sequence GTGGCAGAAAGAACATTTAAGATAACTAGTGATTCTGGTTTACACGCAAGACCAGCAACAATGTTAGTAAATAAAGCAGGACAATTCCAATCTGATATTTCACTTTCATTTAATGGTAGATCTGTTAATTTAAAGTCAATTATGGGTGTAATGTCGTTAGGAGTTCCTAAGGGATCTGAGATTTTAGTAACAGCTGAAGGAAATGATGCTGAAGAGGCATTAACGGCAATAGAAGGTGTATTAAAGTCCGAGGGTCTTGGAGAGTAA